A section of the Sphaerobacter thermophilus DSM 20745 genome encodes:
- a CDS encoding ABC transporter substrate-binding protein produces the protein MPLDLSAGDPAGLRRRMTRRRLLRGAGALTAAMPLAALLAACGGEDNGGAATTTATEPAGNETGSAATPGTASPTAAANPEASGGEWTFTDDRGITVTLPSRPERIVAQTAAAAALWDYGIRPVGIFGPYRMEDGSPDFQAGNIDLDAVEYLGDYGEMDLEKLVALQADVYVDFALYDDQLWYLGDTEPRVKEIVPTIGISMQGVSILQSIERFEELAGLLGADLSAPEVVEAKEEFAAAEADLKAAIEEKPDLRVLVISNSLDQIYIASPEWMTDLRHFADLGLDIVTHETEDFFESLSWEQANKYPADLILVDQRPGLLTQEQLNAIPTWTSLPAVQAGQVGPWYAGAPYSHHRFAPIMRELAEIIRNSRDDIV, from the coding sequence ATGCCGCTTGACTTGAGCGCCGGCGACCCAGCAGGACTCCGCCGCCGGATGACACGCCGCCGGCTCCTGCGCGGCGCCGGGGCACTGACCGCCGCTATGCCGCTCGCCGCCCTGCTCGCGGCCTGCGGCGGGGAGGACAACGGCGGAGCCGCCACCACCACGGCGACCGAACCTGCCGGGAACGAGACGGGTTCCGCAGCGACTCCGGGCACTGCGTCACCCACGGCAGCCGCCAACCCCGAGGCGTCCGGCGGCGAATGGACCTTCACCGACGACCGCGGGATCACCGTCACCCTGCCATCGCGACCGGAGCGCATAGTCGCTCAGACCGCCGCAGCGGCTGCGCTGTGGGACTACGGTATCCGCCCCGTCGGCATCTTCGGGCCGTATCGCATGGAAGACGGTTCACCCGACTTCCAGGCCGGCAACATCGACCTCGACGCGGTCGAGTACCTCGGCGATTACGGCGAGATGGACCTGGAGAAGCTGGTCGCCCTCCAGGCTGATGTCTACGTCGACTTCGCGCTGTACGACGACCAGCTTTGGTACCTCGGCGACACCGAGCCCCGCGTGAAAGAGATCGTGCCCACGATCGGCATCTCGATGCAGGGGGTGTCGATTCTCCAATCAATCGAGCGGTTTGAGGAGTTGGCTGGCCTGCTCGGCGCCGACCTCTCCGCCCCCGAGGTGGTCGAGGCCAAGGAGGAGTTCGCCGCTGCGGAGGCGGACCTGAAGGCCGCCATCGAAGAAAAGCCCGACCTGCGCGTCCTGGTCATCTCCAACTCGCTCGACCAGATCTACATCGCCTCGCCCGAGTGGATGACCGATCTCCGCCACTTCGCCGACCTGGGGCTCGACATCGTCACCCACGAAACCGAGGACTTCTTCGAGTCGCTGAGCTGGGAACAGGCGAACAAGTACCCGGCGGACCTGATCCTGGTCGACCAGCGGCCCGGCTTGCTCACCCAGGAGCAGCTCAACGCGATCCCGACCTGGACGAGTCTCCCGGCGGTGCAGGCCGGCCAGGTCGGCCCCTGGTACGCTGGCGCGCCCTACAGCCACCACCGGTTCGCGCCCATTATGCGGGAGCTGGCGGAGATCATCCGGAACTCGCGGGACGACATTGTCTAG
- a CDS encoding (2Fe-2S)-binding protein yields the protein MDRAERMTGIVAEGATPRATVPIQATIERVAAQIPGVSVHVGSEPDSWRRAADIVDNPDAVKDLLDEVCQLYQMDNRQVAAAFLVLGYFWHIMAGATACYLLENRVPDLSTGSVALDLRGGVTFLSPHCWALPGDPDAQHPTVTVVANQQELRERLTSQFEEHAAPLFAALRSVAPYGLNGMRANYVDRLASAVIWIAEQVGDLDLARREVPPLVALARPNARTGILEVEHAGRSGVFLNRGGCCLNYRLPGREKCDTCCLRPLEERIALCRAYLEGNGQIH from the coding sequence ATGGACCGAGCAGAGCGCATGACGGGCATCGTGGCCGAGGGGGCAACGCCGCGAGCGACGGTCCCGATTCAGGCCACGATCGAGCGGGTGGCCGCCCAGATTCCCGGTGTGAGCGTGCACGTCGGGTCCGAGCCGGATTCGTGGCGCCGCGCGGCCGACATCGTGGACAACCCGGACGCCGTGAAGGACCTGCTGGACGAGGTCTGCCAGCTATACCAGATGGACAACCGGCAGGTGGCGGCTGCCTTCCTCGTCCTGGGCTATTTCTGGCACATCATGGCCGGGGCCACCGCCTGCTACCTGCTGGAGAACCGCGTCCCCGACCTCTCTACCGGCTCCGTTGCGCTCGACCTGCGGGGCGGCGTCACGTTCCTCTCGCCCCATTGTTGGGCGCTGCCGGGTGATCCCGATGCGCAGCACCCCACCGTCACCGTTGTTGCGAACCAACAGGAGCTACGCGAGCGCTTGACCTCCCAGTTCGAGGAGCATGCAGCACCCCTCTTCGCCGCCCTCCGCTCCGTCGCGCCCTACGGCCTGAACGGGATGCGTGCCAACTACGTCGATCGGCTCGCCAGCGCCGTCATCTGGATTGCCGAGCAGGTGGGCGACCTCGACCTGGCGCGCCGAGAGGTTCCCCCGCTCGTGGCCCTGGCACGGCCGAACGCACGGACCGGCATCCTGGAGGTCGAGCACGCCGGGCGCAGCGGCGTGTTCCTGAACCGTGGCGGCTGCTGCCTGAACTACCGATTGCCCGGCCGGGAGAAGTGCGACACCTGCTGCCTGCGCCCGCTGGAGGAGCGGATCGCGCTCTGCCGCGCCTACCTGGAGGGTAACGGCCAGATTCACTAG
- a CDS encoding ABC transporter ATP-binding protein, translating to MRCDRLCCGYGQRCIVDQARLTIPAGRMTAIVGPNASGKSTLLRTFARLLKPMSGTALLDDRSVVTWSHRKFAQRVALLSQDAAVPDGVTVEDLVAVGRYPYQRWYRQWSHDDQKAVDEALAATGVEHLRWKPVDAISGGQRQRAWLAMALAQQTKVLLLDEPTTFLDIAHQVEMLDLVWTLNRREGRTIVMVMHDLSQACRYADHIVVMKNGQIVATGAPATVLTPELVRDVFGVESSVVEDPMTGRPLIIPEQAVADDPTVAQHGGAVAASQRSV from the coding sequence CTGCGGTGCGACCGGCTTTGCTGCGGCTACGGGCAGCGCTGCATCGTGGACCAGGCACGCCTGACGATCCCCGCCGGCCGGATGACGGCCATCGTCGGGCCCAACGCGAGCGGGAAGTCGACCCTGCTGCGCACGTTCGCTCGGCTGCTGAAGCCGATGTCGGGGACGGCCCTTCTCGACGACCGGTCGGTCGTCACCTGGTCACACCGGAAATTCGCTCAGCGGGTCGCGCTGCTCTCCCAAGACGCAGCGGTCCCCGACGGGGTTACGGTGGAAGACCTCGTGGCCGTGGGACGCTACCCCTACCAGCGGTGGTACCGGCAGTGGAGCCACGACGACCAGAAGGCGGTCGATGAGGCATTGGCTGCAACCGGTGTGGAGCACCTGCGCTGGAAGCCGGTAGACGCCATCTCCGGTGGGCAGCGGCAGCGCGCGTGGCTGGCGATGGCGCTGGCCCAGCAGACGAAGGTCTTGCTGCTGGATGAGCCGACCACCTTCCTCGACATCGCCCATCAGGTCGAGATGCTGGACCTGGTCTGGACCCTGAACCGGCGCGAAGGCCGGACGATCGTCATGGTCATGCACGACCTCAGCCAGGCGTGCCGCTACGCCGACCACATCGTGGTCATGAAGAACGGGCAGATCGTGGCCACCGGTGCCCCGGCGACCGTGCTGACGCCGGAACTGGTGCGCGATGTGTTCGGCGTCGAAAGCAGTGTGGTCGAAGATCCCATGACCGGCAGGCCGCTCATCATCCCCGAACAGGCGGTGGCCGACGACCCGACCGTCGCGCAGCACGGTGGTGCGGTCGCAGCCTCACAGAGGAGCGTGTGA
- a CDS encoding FecCD family ABC transporter permease — protein sequence MMARSAIPSPETTPPSVRFVQLGGVAFRVNTRVLGMIGLALVVLVALGAWALTLGSFRLPLQAVIDALTGAEAGDARFIVRDLRLPRVLTAAFVGAALAMSGAIFQGLVRNPLVSPDIIGVNAGASFAAVFWIVTGQPSPLLPVIAFTGAVATTAAIYLLSWRGNIAGPRLILVGIGVNAILTALTTGLVVRANIYEASRALHWTTGSVYAATWGDVRVVAAVLAVLVPVGVALMWALRVIQVGDTTARSVGLPLERTRLALVLVGCALSAGAVAVAGPIGFVALMVPHIARMIAGPMSGSVFIVTGVLGALLVLGADMVGQHALPVGVPVGVVTGAVGAPYFLFLMYRANTRV from the coding sequence ATGATGGCCCGTTCTGCCATCCCGTCGCCAGAGACCACGCCGCCGTCCGTGCGTTTCGTGCAGCTCGGCGGCGTCGCCTTCCGGGTCAACACTCGGGTCCTGGGCATGATCGGGCTGGCGCTGGTGGTCCTGGTGGCGCTGGGCGCGTGGGCCCTGACGCTCGGCAGCTTCCGCTTGCCCCTGCAGGCAGTCATCGATGCGCTCACCGGTGCCGAGGCGGGCGACGCCCGGTTCATCGTCCGTGACCTGCGCCTGCCGCGGGTGCTGACCGCCGCATTCGTCGGCGCTGCGCTGGCCATGTCCGGCGCGATCTTCCAGGGGCTCGTGCGCAACCCGCTCGTGTCGCCGGACATCATCGGCGTGAACGCCGGAGCGTCCTTCGCGGCGGTGTTCTGGATCGTCACCGGGCAACCGTCGCCGTTGCTCCCAGTGATTGCCTTCACCGGGGCCGTGGCCACGACGGCGGCGATCTACCTCCTGAGCTGGCGCGGGAACATCGCCGGTCCCCGCTTGATCCTGGTGGGCATCGGCGTCAACGCCATCCTGACCGCGCTCACCACGGGGTTAGTCGTCCGCGCCAATATCTACGAAGCCAGCCGTGCGCTCCACTGGACCACCGGCAGCGTGTACGCCGCCACCTGGGGCGACGTGCGCGTAGTCGCCGCGGTGCTGGCGGTCCTGGTGCCGGTGGGCGTGGCGCTGATGTGGGCGCTGCGGGTGATCCAGGTCGGCGACACCACAGCCCGCAGCGTCGGGCTGCCGCTGGAACGGACACGGCTCGCGCTAGTCCTGGTCGGATGCGCCCTGAGCGCGGGCGCCGTCGCGGTGGCTGGACCAATCGGCTTCGTCGCGCTGATGGTGCCGCATATCGCGCGGATGATCGCCGGCCCGATGTCGGGCAGCGTCTTCATCGTCACAGGTGTGCTCGGCGCCCTCCTGGTGCTGGGGGCCGACATGGTGGGACAGCATGCCCTCCCTGTGGGCGTCCCCGTCGGCGTCGTCACCGGCGCGGTCGGCGCACCGTACTTCCTCTTCCTCATGTACCGGGCGAATACACGGGTATAG
- a CDS encoding FecCD family ABC transporter permease — translation MSRVTSAAPAPSTVSHRGALPAAKLGVTLLLCVVALAVVSLLSLRVGSIGISNSDAWDALFHFNPESYEQTVVRTLRLPRTIIGLGVGAALAMAGAAMQATTRNPLAGPDLLGVNSGAAFGIVTAVYYGHLTHPLQFVWFAFAGGLAAAAATYAIGSAGTGGATPVKLALAGVVVSSLLSSWLTALLLLDQQTLEVVRFWLAGSLAGRDLATFTSVLPFLMVGLIGMLLMGNQLDILSMGEDTARSLGMRTGRVRAVVTALVVLLAGAAVAAAGPIGFLGLAVPHIVRLITGPDYRWTLAYCLVVGPLLLLSADILGRVVARPGEVQVGIVTAVLGAPLLIALARQRRVAEL, via the coding sequence GTGAGCAGAGTCACCAGTGCGGCACCGGCTCCATCAACCGTGTCGCACCGGGGCGCACTCCCGGCGGCGAAGCTGGGGGTGACGCTCCTGCTCTGCGTCGTAGCGCTCGCGGTCGTGTCGCTGCTGAGCCTGCGCGTCGGCTCAATCGGGATCTCGAACTCAGACGCATGGGATGCTCTATTCCATTTCAACCCTGAGTCCTACGAGCAGACGGTCGTCCGCACGCTGCGGTTGCCGCGGACGATCATCGGCCTGGGTGTCGGCGCCGCGCTGGCCATGGCGGGCGCAGCGATGCAGGCGACCACGCGAAATCCGCTGGCCGGTCCCGACCTGCTGGGCGTCAACAGCGGCGCGGCCTTCGGCATCGTCACGGCCGTCTATTACGGCCACCTGACCCACCCGCTCCAGTTCGTCTGGTTCGCGTTCGCGGGTGGCCTGGCGGCCGCAGCGGCCACCTACGCCATCGGGTCGGCCGGGACGGGTGGTGCCACACCAGTGAAGCTCGCGCTCGCCGGCGTGGTCGTGTCGTCGCTGCTGAGTTCCTGGCTCACCGCGCTGCTCCTGCTGGATCAACAGACGCTCGAGGTCGTGCGCTTCTGGCTCGCCGGGTCGCTCGCCGGCCGGGACCTCGCGACATTCACCTCCGTCCTGCCGTTCCTCATGGTCGGGCTAATCGGCATGCTGCTGATGGGGAACCAGCTCGACATCCTCAGCATGGGTGAAGACACCGCGCGCTCACTCGGGATGCGTACGGGCCGGGTTCGCGCGGTGGTCACAGCGCTGGTGGTCCTGCTCGCGGGGGCTGCGGTGGCCGCGGCAGGGCCGATCGGCTTCCTTGGGCTGGCGGTCCCGCACATCGTCCGCCTCATCACCGGTCCCGATTACCGCTGGACACTCGCGTACTGCCTTGTCGTCGGCCCGCTCCTGTTGCTGAGCGCCGACATCCTGGGGCGCGTAGTGGCCCGGCCGGGCGAGGTGCAGGTCGGGATCGTCACCGCCGTGCTTGGGGCACCGTTGCTGATCGCGCTGGCACGCCAGCGCCGCGTCGCGGAGTTGTAG
- a CDS encoding iron-siderophore ABC transporter substrate-binding protein, whose translation MGSVRPGTTAGNHQGLDLKVLTRRRFLRALASAGAVLPLAAALAACGGEDEPASTTSPTSAATASPGTTQEAAATPTTAGTTATAEATGTSGVFPVTVEHKFGTTEIPEEPERVVTIGFSEQDPVLALGVKPVAVREWFGNHPYAVWPWALDELGDAEPQVLVMPYGELDFETIAALRPDVIIATHSGITAEEYATLSQIAPTVAQSGDYPDFGMPWQEQTRLIGRALGRESVAEERIAEVEAAIAEAASAHPAFAGATIAWASPSDDGQFWAVGPNTPPMRFLTSLGFEVPEDLAEVIGDLDSAQISHEQVHLLDTDVLIMQVDSPEQRSVIEQDPLYQQLRVSREGRTIFFESSDDPIYGALSFSTVLSLPYLVEELVPRLAAAVDGDPSTEATS comes from the coding sequence ATGGGATCCGTACGACCCGGGACGACGGCGGGGAACCATCAGGGACTAGACCTCAAAGTACTGACGCGGCGGCGATTCCTGCGCGCGCTGGCGAGTGCGGGCGCCGTGTTGCCGCTGGCAGCGGCTCTGGCGGCCTGCGGCGGTGAGGACGAACCGGCGAGCACCACCTCGCCCACGAGCGCAGCGACGGCATCGCCGGGAACCACGCAAGAAGCCGCGGCGACTCCGACCACCGCCGGAACCACGGCGACCGCGGAGGCCACGGGTACGTCCGGCGTCTTCCCGGTCACGGTCGAGCACAAGTTCGGGACCACGGAGATCCCGGAAGAGCCGGAGCGGGTGGTCACGATCGGCTTCAGCGAACAGGACCCGGTCCTCGCGCTCGGCGTCAAGCCGGTGGCCGTGCGCGAATGGTTCGGGAACCACCCGTACGCCGTCTGGCCGTGGGCGCTGGACGAACTCGGCGATGCCGAGCCCCAGGTTCTGGTGATGCCGTACGGTGAGCTGGACTTCGAGACGATCGCAGCGCTCCGGCCCGACGTGATCATCGCGACGCACTCCGGTATCACGGCAGAGGAGTACGCGACGCTGTCGCAGATCGCCCCCACGGTGGCGCAGTCGGGCGATTACCCCGACTTCGGCATGCCGTGGCAGGAGCAGACCCGGCTGATCGGCCGCGCGCTCGGGCGTGAGTCTGTGGCAGAGGAGCGGATTGCCGAGGTCGAGGCAGCCATCGCCGAGGCCGCGTCGGCCCATCCCGCGTTCGCCGGGGCGACCATCGCGTGGGCGTCGCCCAGTGATGACGGTCAGTTCTGGGCGGTCGGGCCAAACACACCGCCGATGCGCTTCCTGACCTCGCTCGGCTTCGAAGTGCCGGAAGACCTCGCGGAGGTCATCGGGGATCTGGACTCGGCACAGATCAGCCACGAGCAAGTCCACCTCCTCGACACCGATGTCCTCATCATGCAGGTGGACTCGCCCGAGCAGCGGTCCGTTATTGAGCAAGATCCCCTCTACCAGCAACTCCGGGTGTCGCGCGAGGGTCGCACGATCTTCTTCGAGAGCAGCGACGACCCGATCTACGGAGCGTTGAGCTTCAGCACCGTGCTGAGCCTGCCGTACCTGGTCGAGGAACTGGTTCCTCGGCTCGCCGCTGCAGTCGACGGCGATCCCAGCACCGAGGCAACCTCGTGA
- a CDS encoding thiamine pyrophosphate-dependent enzyme, which translates to MAQMTGGEALAAALVAHEVAVVFGLPGVQLDWAFDALYAVQDRIRVIHTRHEQATSYMADGYARTTGRPGVCLVVPGPGLLNAASGLATAYACSSPVLCLAGQIASDLIDRGRGVLHEVPRQLELAGSFTKWAARALAPGEVPGLVATAFEQMASGRPRPVLIELPPDVLAATEDVAVPDAVRRSSQPPGDPDLLEAAAKKLGRAKSPLIFAGGGIHAAEAWEELRELAEMLQAPVVMTVNGKGAISARHYLAQNMIAARELMPAADVILAVGTRFALPQVTEWGPNGNQTVIHLDAEPSVNGRRGRRLGIVADARAGLAELVDRVPRHNRKRPSREDELTAVKERIDDLLFELQPQASYALAIREEIPDDAIVVNESTQVGYWNWVGFPVYEPRTFIAPGYQGTLGYGFATALGAQVGNPDRRVISINGDGGFMFNVQELSTMALHNIPVITIVFNDNAYGNVRAFQKQFFHGRYIATELRNPDFVKLAELFGVEGRRAEGPEGLRVALREALKHDRPVLIEVPVGEMPSPFPLLIRGLKAAPWSWPCE; encoded by the coding sequence ATGGCACAGATGACGGGTGGGGAGGCGCTGGCAGCCGCGTTGGTGGCGCACGAGGTGGCGGTCGTCTTCGGCCTGCCGGGCGTGCAGCTCGACTGGGCCTTCGACGCCCTGTATGCGGTCCAGGACCGCATCCGGGTCATCCACACCCGCCACGAGCAGGCCACCTCCTACATGGCCGACGGCTATGCGCGCACCACCGGGCGGCCGGGGGTGTGCCTGGTGGTGCCGGGACCGGGGCTGCTCAATGCGGCCAGCGGGCTGGCCACGGCCTATGCCTGCTCCAGCCCGGTGCTGTGCCTGGCGGGGCAGATCGCCAGTGACCTGATCGACCGGGGGCGGGGAGTGCTGCATGAGGTGCCGCGGCAGCTGGAGCTGGCGGGGTCGTTCACCAAGTGGGCGGCGCGGGCGCTGGCACCGGGGGAGGTGCCGGGGTTGGTGGCGACGGCCTTCGAGCAGATGGCGAGCGGGCGACCGCGCCCGGTCCTGATCGAATTGCCGCCGGACGTGCTGGCGGCGACGGAGGACGTCGCCGTGCCCGACGCGGTCCGGCGCTCTTCGCAACCGCCCGGCGACCCCGATCTGTTAGAGGCCGCAGCCAAGAAGCTCGGCCGGGCCAAGAGCCCCCTCATCTTCGCTGGAGGTGGCATCCACGCCGCTGAAGCCTGGGAAGAGCTGCGAGAGCTGGCGGAGATGCTGCAGGCGCCGGTCGTGATGACGGTCAACGGGAAAGGTGCGATCTCGGCTCGCCACTACCTGGCGCAGAACATGATCGCGGCGCGTGAGCTCATGCCGGCCGCCGACGTGATCCTGGCCGTCGGCACACGCTTCGCGCTGCCGCAAGTCACCGAGTGGGGCCCGAACGGCAACCAAACAGTCATCCACCTCGACGCGGAGCCAAGCGTGAACGGCCGCCGCGGCCGTCGACTCGGCATCGTAGCCGACGCCCGCGCGGGGCTCGCGGAACTCGTCGACCGCGTCCCGCGCCACAACCGTAAGCGCCCGTCGCGGGAAGACGAGCTGACCGCAGTCAAGGAGCGGATCGACGACCTGCTGTTTGAGCTCCAGCCGCAGGCCTCCTACGCACTGGCGATCCGCGAGGAGATCCCGGACGACGCGATCGTCGTCAATGAGAGCACCCAGGTCGGCTACTGGAACTGGGTCGGCTTCCCGGTTTACGAGCCGCGAACCTTTATCGCTCCAGGCTACCAGGGCACGCTCGGCTACGGCTTCGCCACGGCTCTCGGCGCACAGGTCGGTAACCCCGACAGACGGGTGATCTCGATCAACGGTGACGGCGGCTTCATGTTCAACGTCCAGGAACTCTCGACGATGGCCCTGCATAACATCCCCGTGATCACCATCGTCTTCAACGACAACGCCTACGGCAACGTGCGCGCGTTCCAGAAGCAGTTCTTCCACGGCCGATACATCGCCACGGAACTGCGAAACCCGGACTTCGTCAAGCTGGCCGAACTCTTCGGCGTCGAGGGTCGGCGTGCTGAGGGGCCCGAGGGGCTCCGCGTCGCCCTGCGCGAGGCGCTCAAGCACGACCGCCCGGTCCTGATTGAGGTACCGGTCGGCGAGATGCCGAGCCCCTTCCCGCTCCTGATCCGCGGGCTCAAGGCCGCGCCGTGGAGCTGGCCGTGTGAATAG